One genomic segment of Rhizobium viscosum includes these proteins:
- a CDS encoding (2Fe-2S)-binding protein, whose protein sequence is MTVPIFFCRKHDSKCHVWNEDVLVCSCNYITDKEIRDVINDLLDEDCWQLIVPAKVYHAMAKRGRCCGCFPNVVDIIIQTTEDYHARRHSTEAEIFDFMSRLKQFHEENRRADIERRQKSHRAA, encoded by the coding sequence TTGACAGTTCCTATCTTCTTTTGCAGAAAACACGATAGTAAGTGTCATGTTTGGAATGAAGACGTGCTCGTCTGCAGTTGCAATTACATAACCGACAAGGAAATCCGGGACGTCATCAACGATCTTCTCGATGAAGATTGTTGGCAGCTTATCGTGCCGGCGAAGGTCTATCACGCCATGGCCAAACGTGGCCGTTGCTGCGGTTGCTTCCCGAACGTTGTCGATATCATCATCCAGACAACCGAAGATTATCATGCCCGTCGCCACTCGACGGAAGCCGAAATATTTGATTTCATGTCCCGCTTGAAACAATTCCACGAGGAAAACAGGAGAGCGGACATTGAAAGGCGACAAAAAAGTCATCGAGCGGCTTAA
- the bfr gene encoding bacterioferritin, producing the protein MKGDKKVIERLNEALFLELGAVNQYWVHYRLLEDWGYTKLAKKERAESIEEMHHADRLVARIIFLEGHPNLQTLAPLRIGQNVKEVLEADLAGEYDARTAYKKSRDICHDAGDYVSMKLFEELLADEEGHIDFLETQLELLEKIGEAKYGQLNADSANEAE; encoded by the coding sequence TTGAAAGGCGACAAAAAAGTCATCGAGCGGCTTAACGAGGCCCTCTTTTTAGAGCTCGGTGCAGTCAACCAGTATTGGGTTCACTATCGCCTTCTTGAGGACTGGGGCTACACCAAGCTCGCCAAGAAGGAACGCGCCGAATCGATCGAGGAAATGCACCATGCCGACCGGCTGGTCGCGCGCATCATCTTCCTCGAAGGTCATCCCAATCTACAGACGCTCGCGCCGCTGCGTATCGGTCAGAACGTCAAGGAAGTTCTGGAGGCAGATCTTGCCGGCGAATATGACGCCCGCACCGCCTACAAGAAATCGCGCGATATCTGTCATGACGCCGGCGACTACGTTTCCATGAAGCTTTTCGAAGAGCTGCTGGCAGACGAGGAAGGGCATATCGATTTCCTCGAAACGCAGCTCGAACTGCTCGAGAAGATCGGCGAAGCCAAATACGGTCAGCTGAACGCAGATTCGGCCAACGAAGCCGAATAA
- a CDS encoding RNA pyrophosphohydrolase, which translates to MSQATVKAEDLPYRPCVGVMILNREGLVWAGRRIPDGNSEYDGSPQLWQMPQGGIDKGEDPLEAAYRELYEETGIRSVTLLAEAKDWINYDLPPQLIGIGLRGKYRGQTQRWFAFRFEGDESEIAINPPPGGHEPEFDAWEWKPMEDLPGLIVPFKRAVYERVVAEFSHLSGLIPED; encoded by the coding sequence ATGAGCCAGGCGACCGTAAAAGCCGAGGACCTGCCCTATCGCCCCTGCGTTGGTGTGATGATCCTCAACCGCGAGGGCCTCGTCTGGGCTGGGCGGCGCATTCCTGACGGCAATTCCGAATATGACGGTTCGCCCCAGCTCTGGCAGATGCCGCAGGGCGGCATCGACAAAGGCGAAGACCCGCTGGAGGCGGCCTATCGGGAACTCTACGAAGAAACCGGCATCAGGTCCGTCACCTTGCTCGCCGAGGCCAAAGACTGGATCAATTACGACCTTCCGCCGCAGCTGATCGGCATCGGCTTAAGGGGCAAATATCGTGGCCAGACCCAGCGCTGGTTTGCCTTCCGCTTCGAGGGCGACGAAAGCGAGATCGCCATCAACCCGCCCCCCGGCGGCCATGAGCCGGAATTCGATGCCTGGGAATGGAAGCCGATGGAAGACCTGCCCGGCCTGATCGTTCCCTTCAAGCGCGCCGTCTACGAACGGGTCGTGGCGGAATTCAGCCACCTTTCCGGCTTGATCCCGGAAGATTGA
- a CDS encoding divergent polysaccharide deacetylase family protein, with protein sequence MGTDLHAPLGRNRKAARKRPGILRIGQIAASVCLVAIGGFSLYTAFRSDGLEQSKPPVSQDKTAAPPNDTIQQPPASGNQAANGMPRSEPSSGANVERMVTGDGSVVTKYSPRPRDGSGPVLVDAMQMGQDPRMAAIPNDNLLEETPFGRLPITGPNGRRPMDQYARPWSGNRGTRIAIVLSGLGLSQTGTQRAIKQLPEEITFAFAASGNSLQRWMQDARRDGHEILLQVPLEPFDYPANDPGPDTLLTSRPVARNLESLHRAMGEITNYTGIMNYLGGRFLSDPKAMEPVMRDIGKRGLLFLDDGTSAQSKTAVVAKGTELPYAFADLQLDSQVDVNTILQKLDELERIARRNGQAIGVASAFDESIDAISKWSEEATMRGIEIVGVAALVNDPKNP encoded by the coding sequence TTGGGAACGGATCTGCATGCACCTCTAGGCCGCAACCGCAAGGCCGCGCGAAAGCGCCCCGGTATATTGCGGATCGGACAGATTGCCGCCAGCGTCTGTCTTGTCGCGATTGGCGGCTTTTCCCTTTACACGGCATTTCGCAGCGATGGCCTCGAGCAGTCGAAGCCGCCGGTATCGCAAGACAAAACGGCCGCGCCACCGAACGACACAATCCAGCAGCCACCAGCATCGGGCAATCAGGCAGCAAACGGCATGCCACGCTCGGAGCCGAGCTCGGGCGCCAATGTGGAGCGTATGGTGACCGGCGACGGCTCTGTCGTTACTAAGTACAGCCCTCGCCCGCGCGACGGCAGCGGCCCGGTTCTGGTCGATGCCATGCAGATGGGCCAGGATCCCCGCATGGCCGCCATCCCCAACGACAATCTGCTCGAAGAAACGCCCTTCGGCCGGCTGCCGATCACAGGTCCCAATGGACGACGGCCGATGGACCAATATGCGCGGCCGTGGTCCGGCAATCGCGGCACCCGCATCGCGATCGTCCTCAGCGGCCTCGGCCTCAGCCAGACCGGCACGCAGCGCGCCATCAAGCAACTACCGGAAGAAATCACTTTCGCCTTTGCTGCCAGTGGCAACAGCCTACAGCGCTGGATGCAGGATGCCCGCCGCGATGGACACGAAATATTGCTGCAGGTGCCGCTGGAGCCATTTGATTACCCAGCGAATGATCCAGGACCGGATACGCTGCTGACGTCGAGGCCCGTCGCGCGCAACCTCGAAAGCCTGCATCGGGCCATGGGCGAAATCACCAATTACACCGGCATCATGAACTATCTGGGCGGACGTTTCCTCTCCGATCCCAAGGCCATGGAACCGGTCATGCGGGATATCGGCAAGCGCGGGCTGCTGTTCCTCGACGACGGCACTTCGGCGCAATCCAAGACCGCCGTGGTCGCCAAGGGCACGGAGCTTCCTTACGCTTTCGCCGACCTGCAACTGGACAGCCAGGTCGATGTGAACACCATCCTGCAAAAACTCGATGAATTGGAGCGCATCGCTCGCCGCAACGGCCAGGCGATTGGTGTTGCCTCGGCCTTCGACGAGAGCATTGACGCGATCTCCAAATGGAGCGAGGAAGCGACCATGCGCGGCATCGAGATTGTCGGCGTCGCAGCACTCGTCAACGACCCCAAGAATCCCTGA
- a CDS encoding S41 family peptidase: MIRRASLVLVGALMGATAMSVIYSAGVPAEAAGASTYKELSVFGDVFERVRAQYVTPPAEDKLIENAINGMLSSLDPHSSYMNAKDAEDMRTQTKGEFGGLGIEVTMEDELVKVITPIDDTPAAKAGVLAGDYISEIDGQSVRGLKLEDAVEKMRGAVNTPIKLTLIRKGADKPIELTIVRDVVAVQAVKSRVEDDVGYLRVISFTEKTYPDLEKAIQKIKATVPADKLKGFVLDLRLNPGGLLDQAINVSDAFLERGEVVSTRGRNPDETRRFNAGPGDLTDHKPLIVLINGGSASASEIVAGALQDLRRATVLGTRSFGKGSVQTIIPLGENGALRLTTALYYTPSGRSIQGTGITPDIKVEEPLPADLQGKMVTEGESALRGHIKGQSETDEGSGSVAYVPPDPKDDVQLNYALDLLRGKKTDPSFPPDPEKAVVAK; encoded by the coding sequence ATGATTCGTAGGGCTTCTCTTGTTCTGGTCGGCGCACTGATGGGCGCGACTGCAATGAGCGTCATTTACTCCGCAGGCGTGCCTGCAGAGGCGGCGGGCGCATCGACCTATAAGGAGCTTTCGGTATTCGGTGATGTCTTCGAACGCGTGCGTGCGCAATATGTAACGCCGCCGGCTGAGGATAAGCTGATCGAAAACGCCATCAACGGCATGCTGTCTTCGCTCGATCCGCATTCCAGCTACATGAATGCGAAGGATGCCGAAGACATGCGCACCCAGACCAAGGGTGAGTTCGGCGGCCTCGGCATTGAAGTCACCATGGAAGATGAGCTTGTCAAGGTCATCACCCCGATCGACGATACTCCGGCTGCCAAGGCCGGCGTTCTGGCCGGCGACTATATTTCGGAAATCGATGGCCAGTCGGTTCGCGGCCTGAAGCTCGAAGACGCCGTCGAAAAGATGCGCGGCGCCGTCAACACACCGATCAAGCTGACGCTCATCCGCAAGGGCGCCGACAAGCCGATCGAACTGACGATCGTGCGTGACGTCGTGGCCGTCCAGGCCGTCAAGTCGCGCGTCGAGGATGATGTCGGCTATCTGCGCGTCATCTCCTTCACCGAGAAGACCTATCCGGACCTCGAAAAGGCGATCCAGAAGATCAAGGCCACCGTTCCCGCCGACAAGCTCAAGGGTTTCGTCCTTGACCTGCGTCTCAACCCCGGCGGTCTGCTCGATCAGGCGATCAACGTCTCCGATGCCTTCCTGGAGCGCGGCGAAGTGGTTTCCACCCGTGGCCGCAATCCGGACGAGACCCGTCGCTTCAACGCCGGTCCGGGCGACCTGACAGATCACAAGCCGCTCATCGTTCTCATCAACGGCGGTTCGGCTTCCGCATCGGAAATCGTTGCCGGGGCCTTGCAGGATCTGCGTCGTGCCACCGTTCTCGGCACCCGCTCCTTCGGCAAGGGTTCTGTCCAGACGATCATTCCGCTCGGCGAAAACGGCGCACTGCGCCTGACGACGGCGCTCTACTACACGCCGTCGGGCCGCTCGATCCAGGGCACCGGCATTACGCCTGACATCAAGGTGGAAGAGCCCCTTCCGGCCGACCTTCAGGGTAAGATGGTGACCGAGGGCGAATCTGCCCTGCGCGGCCACATCAAGGGCCAGAGCGAGACCGACGAAGGTTCGGGCTCGGTCGCCTACGTCCCGCCGGATCCGAAGGATGACGTCCAGCTCAACTACGCGCTCGATCTGCTGCGCGGCAAGAAGACTGACCCGTCCTTCCCGCCTGATCCTGAAAAGGCCGTCGTCGCCAAGTAA
- a CDS encoding murein hydrolase activator EnvC family protein — translation MFLPAVAAGLGAAVIAISGNPFAVQAQDAPPPPAAAEPAAPVTSAEQPPPDPAAELAKKRDETRAELDKLSKTISLSSDKASELQSSIDNLEKSTASIRQALIDSAARRKTLEGKILDSEKKLAELGVKEDGIRRSLHERRGLLAEVLAALQRMGRNPPPALLVTPDDALASVRSAILLGAVVPGIRKETEKLAADLAGLAALQTASAKEKEGLTTTMANSLEEERRMDLLLAENDKLSRSNAAELEAEKQRSQELASKATTLESLVASMETEIASVRDAAAAARQAEENRKLLTDEQRAQAKALADSGVPDKNRIAPAYPFGELKAKLELPVAGDILRQFGDADGTGHEAMGMTVATNPETVVTAPADGLVVFAGVFRSYGQMIILDAGDGYHLVLSGMDTISTRQGKFVFSGEPLAVMGAKRVASATALALETDRPTLYIEFRKDGKPVDSRPWWTAKDTGKARNDS, via the coding sequence TGCAGGCGCAGGACGCTCCGCCGCCCCCCGCGGCAGCCGAACCGGCAGCCCCGGTCACGTCTGCCGAACAGCCGCCGCCTGATCCCGCCGCCGAACTTGCGAAGAAGCGCGACGAGACGAGGGCCGAGCTCGACAAGCTGTCGAAAACGATCAGTCTCTCCTCGGACAAGGCGAGCGAGCTTCAAAGCAGCATCGACAATCTGGAAAAGAGCACGGCAAGCATTCGCCAGGCGCTGATCGATTCCGCCGCCCGTCGCAAAACCCTGGAAGGCAAGATTCTCGACAGCGAGAAGAAACTCGCCGAGCTCGGCGTCAAGGAAGATGGCATCCGCCGTTCGCTGCATGAGCGCCGCGGCCTTCTGGCCGAGGTTCTTGCCGCTTTGCAGCGCATGGGCCGCAATCCGCCGCCCGCCCTTCTCGTCACACCCGATGATGCGCTTGCCTCGGTGCGCAGCGCCATTCTGCTCGGCGCCGTGGTTCCCGGTATCCGCAAGGAAACCGAAAAGCTGGCTGCCGATCTCGCCGGTCTCGCGGCGTTGCAGACAGCAAGTGCCAAGGAGAAGGAAGGCCTGACCACCACCATGGCAAACAGCCTGGAGGAGGAGCGGCGCATGGATCTGCTGCTTGCCGAAAACGACAAGCTGAGCCGCTCCAATGCCGCCGAACTGGAAGCCGAAAAGCAGCGGTCTCAGGAACTGGCAAGCAAGGCAACGACGCTCGAAAGCCTCGTCGCTTCGATGGAAACGGAGATCGCCTCCGTGCGCGATGCCGCCGCTGCCGCGAGGCAGGCAGAGGAAAACCGCAAGCTCCTGACCGACGAGCAGCGCGCCCAGGCGAAGGCCCTGGCCGACAGCGGAGTGCCCGATAAAAACCGCATTGCGCCCGCATATCCCTTCGGAGAATTGAAGGCGAAGCTGGAGTTGCCTGTGGCGGGCGATATTCTACGCCAGTTCGGAGATGCCGACGGCACCGGACACGAGGCCATGGGTATGACGGTTGCGACCAATCCGGAAACGGTGGTGACCGCCCCTGCTGATGGGTTGGTGGTTTTTGCCGGCGTTTTCCGCAGTTATGGCCAGATGATCATCCTCGACGCTGGTGACGGATATCACCTGGTTCTCTCAGGCATGGATACGATCAGCACCCGTCAGGGAAAATTCGTTTTCTCCGGCGAGCCCCTGGCCGTGATGGGTGCGAAAAGAGTGGCAAGCGCAACCGCATTGGCGCTGGAAACAGATCGGCCAACGCTTTACATTGAGTTTCGAAAGGACGGTAAACCGGTCGATTCCCGGCCGTGGTGGACCGCCAAAGACACTGGAAAGGCACGCAATGATTCGTAG